Genomic window (Enoplosus armatus isolate fEnoArm2 chromosome 22, fEnoArm2.hap1, whole genome shotgun sequence):
TTGTGGCAAAAATGGAAAGACACTTAAAAATATGTTAGTGTCACttgttgatatattttgttttgttttgctttgccaTGCTcaattgttttcaaatgtgtgaaCTTGTTTATTACATGTCTGaataagaaaataacaaaattcaaacaaaaaaagtctttttaTGCACACAATTCCTTCTCATTCAGGTTTCATACTAAtctgttttggggggttttctgagaaaagtattttatgttgtttttagctCCACCTGGTGAACAATTTAATAACTGCTGCTTATCTTCAACACAGTACATGCAGGTTCTGAGTTTACTTAACAGATAACGGCCCATAATGCAAAACTTTGCGTACCCCCATCCATGTAATAGTTGAGTCAAACCTTTTCACGACATAAGTATATAGGCATTCAGTAGTTATTAAGCACTTATTAATTAACTAACTACTACATTAGTCAATAACCTTATTACACTCTAAATGAAAATGCACGTTCAGGTCTGTTGTCTAGTGGAGCCACCTCAATAAAGACGACTAGTCACTTAAAGCCATGAATGGGTCTTTTCAGAGGTGAAATCAATTGAAAGTTGCTGCAGACGGAGCctgaggggggagggagagggaggaatcAACTTTGCTTATTGCTCCCACCCTTCCCCCATTTAGGGTCCCGACCTCCTGCCTGTGTTGGATGATGTGCATCAAGTGAAACGGGTTGAATAGAGATAAAACCCGGAGGTTTGTTAtcgccttcaaaataaaagcaaaaactgTTACTACTAAAAAGGCGAAAAAGGACAGTGGGTGAACAGAAACTAATTTACACCACTCACAAGTATTGGacattttcatgaaataatacaatacagTTAAGATCACAAGTATATAATGTGTATTAAGGTTTCTGGTGTGTGtcaaatatatattatgtaatCTTCAATAGAAGGAATCAAAcatactaaaaataaaatgagcagaAAAGCACATGCCTAATATACTATAGGGTCAAAAACATCGGAAATCTGATGTGAGCTTGATAGCTGTGAAGCCATTATGTTTTTAACATTGTTACACAGTATTTTACATTGATTCATGGTATTGTAATCTAGTTTTGGAGCATGCTACGGAGAAAGACGAGGAGCTTCTTCCCAAACCGCTCATTGGAAAAGTCAGATCGTTCTTTCAGATTAAAAACaggtaaataagtaaataaagcTACAGTAGCATTTTTTCCAAAGCAAATATGGCCGCCAGAGGGCGTTATAGCCACGGTTTACAAGAGTTTTATTTTCCTAACGTTGACCGGAAGTACGTTACCATTGCGCTGGACTTCACAGTTATTATTACATGCTAGTTTCTGTGTCATGACTTTAGCTCCGAGTTGCGTTTTCAAACTCCATAATGCGGCGTTACATTCGTGCACTAATGCTGTGCACGGTGTTTGCCGTGTTCTCGGGCTTGTATGTTTACAGTAAGCTGGTTTACTCGGACGTGCCGGTCGGAGGAAACGGACCGAAGAGGGTTTTCATCCCACCGAGAGTCGCCGGAGGCAGGCGAGGGGCCGCGGAGAAAACTGGGCCCCAAAGCCCACACTGGTATAACAGGTAGGACTGGATTTTCAGGTCTTTCCTGCTTCAACGGGGGTCAACtgttgaaaaattacatttcacacgATTAGCGTGGGTACAGGTGAAGATATATACAGATGAAGATCTGTACCACACTTGTGATGTATAGGAATGTGACGCTGACTGAGTGAACGGTCCAATGCCGACAAAGTCCTTCGTTACATTTTTCTATGTCTGAGGACAGTAGGGACGCGAGACTTGGACAGGTGTGTGACTTCACGTCCGGTTTGTTCTGAGATTGATTCATACGTCACTAAAGTTGCAGATACAGTTGTCAGAGGAAGAATAGCCTACAACAACAGCCTGTCTCCCACAGCCCTAACCAGCTTCACCATTTGGTAAATTTACAttgtattcattttgtgtttggtttcacAGCTGACTATTTATGTCTCTGCTCTGGATAGTTTCCAGTGTCTTACAGAAATCACTGCCATCATGGCTGTAGGGAAGGGAGTCAAGATTAAAGCCATAGGGCATACTACTGCATAATAAACATGTTAGcagatttcttttaaattccCTGAAGCCTATagtcttcagattgcttgtttgtCGAGTAAACAGAGAATGATTGGTATTTTTGCTaaaaaactgacttgacttcaACTTTAGTCTATGCCAAAGACAAAGACACGTAACAAGAAAAATTTTTAGCTTGTGGACGGTTGAATTGTTAGTAGTTGCCTGCCGCGCAATATTACAAGCCTATTATTATAGGACTCAGGACTCAGAGTGCCTTGGAAGTTTGCCATCAGGAATGTGTAAAGAGATTTAACCAAGAAAGTGTGACTCATAAGAAAAGGTACATTCAGTTATTATAACATCCGTCTGACTCTCCATCCTCTCACTTAGGTACATCATGCGTCAGCGGGGTCAGGTGGAGGCGGGTGGTGGCCTTCAGAGCAGACCTGAACCTCCCATGCACCTGGCCGTGGTGGCCTGTGgggagaggctggaggagacTCTCACCATGATCAAGTCTGCTGTGCTTTTCAGCATCAAGCGCCTCTCCCTGCACATCTTCGCTGAAGATCAACTGCACGCCAGCTTCATGGAAGCTGTGAGTGGGAAATATTTGGAAAGTTATCGTCTGAAAACGGACCTGCAAATTGCTTCTTCGATCATATCGTACACCATCTGTCCCTACTAGCTATTtaatgtgttgtctttgttcCAGTTGGAGTCGTGGCCGGGTTTTATTCACTCCAGGTTCAACTACACAGTTTACTCCATCAGCTTCCCCAGTGAGAACGCAGCCGAGTGGAAGAAACTCTTCAAACCCTGCGCTTCTCAGAGGCTCTTCTTACCTGTGAGTTTCTTATTGTGGGAATACTCTTCATCAAGAGAACCACTGTGGAAACGCATACCATGTCTTTATATAGATTTGGGAGTACTGTAGTGAAATGCAGTGTTTCCAAATCATTGAAGTTCACCTTTACACAATATAGAGAATGTCTTATATTCTGTTACCTTGAGGAGAATCTCTTTGTAAGACCACTACAGAACATACCACCAGCTACATCATTCAAAACACTGGAGACACCATTAATCTAAGTGACACctgtctttttgtgtctttttcaatCTGTGCAGCTGATCCTAAAGGATGTCGACTCGATTGCGTACGTCGACTCAGACATCCTCTTTCTGCAGCCTGTAGACCGCCTGTGGGCCTTCCTGTCCCAGTTTAATTCCTCCCAGCTGGCTGCCATGGCCCCGGAACACGAGGAGCCCCGCATCGCCTGGTACAACCGCTTCGCCCGCCACCCCTTCTACGGCAGGACGGGCATCAACTCAGGAGTCATGCTCATGAACATGACAAGGATGAGGAGCATGTTCTTTAAGGTTCTACtggttttactgtatttgtgtacTACTTTTATTGGCCACAAGATGTCCTCCTTCTGCTGCAGTTGATGCGCACTAAAGTCTGTGGAAGGATTTAATTAGATCCTGTTGCAAGCTGAAGCTCCCAACACTTGACAACGTCCTGACACAGTAAAGGCGTCTTTTTGacttttgtgtttacatgtccgTGTTGACAGAATGACATGACGTCTGTGGGGCTCCGCTGGGAGGAGCTGCTGATGCCTTTACTTCAGAAATACAAACTCAACATCACCTGGGGAGACCAGGACCTTCTCAATATCATTTTCCACCACAACCCGGGTAAGGCTGCACATGCAAGTGAATTTGCATATACCCAACTGTATGCATTTATACCTAATGCTTTGTAGCCTCCATAGGCAAATTGAAGAGGGATTCactgatttgttgacaaaatatttctgtatttctgctccTCCATTCCTAGAGAGCTTGCTGGAGTTTCCGTGCCAGTGGAATTATCGTCCAGATCATTGCATCTATGGCAGTAATTGTGCGTCAGCTGAAGAAGATGGCATCTACATACTGCACGGAAACAGAGGGGTTTACCATGACCATAAGCAGCCTGCCTTCAGGGCTGTTTACGAGGCCATACGAAAGGTGGGCATTGGTTTGTTGGTGTAAGTGTATGTTAGATGCTTGAATACACATGTCCATATCTAGGCTTTGTGAAGTAAGTTGCGGTATCCAATATAGGCCTCTTCTTATTTGCGCACTGTGCAGACCAGAACAAATAGCACCAGTAAAATACAGAACTCTCtacaagaaagaggaaaaaaagacattaaaatgatCTGTATTAACATTGAACTCGAACAGCTTAAGCATCAACTTCCAAGATTTATCTGCTTTAATGTTATCTAATGTTGCACTAAGTGCATAAAGTTAACTGCACTACCATTCTTCTTTTAATAGCTTTTTATTGTTCAGTGTAGCCATCTTCATCGCTGCAGACTTGTGCGAAACTTGGGAAAGAAACTCTTGAAGAGGTCCTTGCATTTCTGTGATCTGTTTCACCTCCAATTATTGAAAGACCACATGTAGATAAGAAGACATCATATCAAGATGTGTGCAGTCAATAATCTAAAATATTAACAGGTTTTAGTGTCTGGCCCTGATGCTTCAAAGGCTTTGTCCCAGACTGCTTTAACAACTCATTATACAGGCAGATATTGATGGTAGAAGGCAGCCTCATGTTGCAGCTCACTCTATTTTTGACTGGAAACACTTGGAAACTGGTTTTAtagtattacatttttttattttcatctatGAAGCCCGTTAAAGGTCGCTTGGATAcatcaaagttttaaaaaaagagcgTGGTGAGCCTTTTCAAAGTGTTGTAAGTGTAATTTAGTGCAACATCTGATGGAAGGAGGCCTTTTATAACACCAGTGACACTCCAGCTCTCCTCCACTGCTCTGTTTCTTTGCCCTCCTAGATGAGATTTTGGATTGGTGCCGACCCTGAACACCGTAAGTGTTAGTGACACCAGATTGTCTGc
Coding sequences:
- the LOC139305136 gene encoding glucoside xylosyltransferase 1-like — its product is MRRYIRALMLCTVFAVFSGLYVYSKLVYSDVPVGGNGPKRVFIPPRVAGGRRGAAEKTGPQSPHWYNRYIMRQRGQVEAGGGLQSRPEPPMHLAVVACGERLEETLTMIKSAVLFSIKRLSLHIFAEDQLHASFMEALESWPGFIHSRFNYTVYSISFPSENAAEWKKLFKPCASQRLFLPLILKDVDSIAYVDSDILFLQPVDRLWAFLSQFNSSQLAAMAPEHEEPRIAWYNRFARHPFYGRTGINSGVMLMNMTRMRSMFFKNDMTSVGLRWEELLMPLLQKYKLNITWGDQDLLNIIFHHNPESLLEFPCQWNYRPDHCIYGSNCASAEEDGIYILHGNRGVYHDHKQPAFRAVYEAIRKYSFGADPVTSLLDPLEEELLKTTHTYCGKSHPLFTKRLAHSLANINRKASRGR